Sequence from the Candidatus Omnitrophota bacterium genome:
TAACCTCTCATTCGACGACGCCTTTAATATAATATTACTTAGCCAGGACCTTGCCGCGGACAGGAGAGGCGACATAATAAACGTAATGACATCTTTGGAGTATGAGAAACTTTACGGCAAGAAATATACCGATAAGAGAAGGATTAAACGTCTAAAGCTAAATTACGCGAAGCCATCAGTCGTCTTTAACGCGTTGGGGCAGTTAAAATCGGATGTGGGCAAGATAATAGTGGATGAGTCGAGCGGGACAGTTATACTTATAGATATACCTGAAAGATTAAAAGTGCTTGAAGAAGCCTTTAACAGGCTCGATCAGCCTCTTGATACCGCCGTCTTTGACCTTAAATACGCGAAGCCGGCCGATATTAAGGCCCATCTATCAAGCGCCATTACGCCCGGGTTAGGCGAGGTCTTTGTCGATGAAAAATCGGGAAAGATAGTGGTATCGGATATGCCGGACAAGATAGCGAAGATAAGAAACGTGATCAGGGCCTTCGATGCGGCCCCGCTGCAGGTATTCATAGAAGCCGAGATAGTGCAGCTTGTGCTCAATGATCAGTTTCAGCGGGGCGTAGACTGGAAGAAGATATTTGGCGATGAAGAATGGATAAAGTGGGCCAAGTTGACAGGGCTGACCCTGGTAGGGCTTTTCCCGGCCACGGGCACTTTTATAGACGGCGCTTTTCAGAAAGTTACAGTAGGCACCCTTGATGCCAATAAGTATACGGGCGTTCTTAAATTTTTACAGACATACGGCAACACCAAGACATTATCCCGCCCGCGTCTTGCCGTAGTGGATAATCAGGAAGCGAAGATAATGGTAGGCAAAAGAGACGCGTATGTGAGCCAGACCTTAAGCCAGGCACAAACAACCACGGTAACCTCGGAAAGCGTACAGTTCGTGGATGTAGGGGTAAAGTTAAATGTGGTACCCTCCATATCGAGCGATGGCTTCATAGTAATGAAGATAAAGCCGGAAGTCAGTACAGTGGAAAGTATCCTCACGACATACTTAAAGAGCCAGATACCCAT
This genomic interval carries:
- a CDS encoding secretin N-terminal domain-containing protein is translated as NLSFDDAFNIILLSQDLAADRRGDIINVMTSLEYEKLYGKKYTDKRRIKRLKLNYAKPSVVFNALGQLKSDVGKIIVDESSGTVILIDIPERLKVLEEAFNRLDQPLDTAVFDLKYAKPADIKAHLSSAITPGLGEVFVDEKSGKIVVSDMPDKIAKIRNVIRAFDAAPLQVFIEAEIVQLVLNDQFQRGVDWKKIFGDEEWIKWAKLTGLTLVGLFPATGTFIDGAFQKVTVGTLDANKYTGVLKFLQTYGNTKTLSRPRLAVVDNQEAKIMVGKRDAYVSQTLSQAQTTTVTSESVQFVDVGVKLNVVPSISSDGFIVMKIKPEVSTVESILTTYLKSQIPIIATSEAETVVKVKDGTMIMIAGLMKEENVDDIQGWPYLSKVKVLDAAFGNRSTQRKNTELIIFITPHIITGEAPVDDHTMEDLYPADVLPRPLKEDLIDKKVGEIGAKKDRQNANSKKEDIASKMKGIKK